From the genome of Streptomyces sp. NBC_01317, one region includes:
- a CDS encoding non-ribosomal peptide synthetase produces the protein MIPLSFAQQRLWFIAQMEGPSSTYNIPLTVRLHGELDREALRSALLDVVGRHESLRTLFPDQDGTPYQHILAEEEVDLALPVVPADELSLAAVLAEESAQVFHLAVDLPVRARLIALGEREHVLLVVMHHIVSDGGSTGPLLRDLAAAYGARAAEGRAPDWEPLPVQYADYTLWQQELLGEGDDPASTGARQLDFWREALADLPEEATLPADRPRPAAASYVGATCDAHLSADLHTGLTHLARESGATVFMAAQAAVATALSRSGAGLDIPVGSPVSGRVDEALDDLVGFFVNTLILRTDLSGDPSFRELLKRVRRTDLAAWDNQDLPFDRLVEVLNPERSASRHPLFQVMLTMGEAGSDAVGFPGLDARTEYSALQIAKFDLTFGFAEHRTRDGRPNGLDITIEYATDLYDARTIDALMARLCRLLEAVLTSPDTPLSVLDLLGEHERRLLLEERTGAVTGTADLSVAELFAAQAARTPDAIALVDEDHDLTYAELDASTNQLAHHLVNLGVRRHDVVAVLMERSTDLLTALLAVVKAGAVYAPLNTTDPDSRLVQILADTRAPVLLTDQALADHPVVLETGARVVVLDGATGLGHLPATAPAHTVHPDQPLYAMFTSGSTGVPKGVAVTHRNVADLAAQTRYANGNHRRVLFHSPAAFDASTYEIWVPWLNGGTIVVAPPGHLDPPTYRRLLTEHRVTGVWLTAGLFRLMAEEAPEAFAGVREVWAGGDVVPPEAVRRIHEHCPDTTVVNGYGPTETTTFATTHRIHRPLDYAGAIPIGEPLDNHRLYVLDQALQLVAPGAPGELYIAGTGLAQGYLNRPSLTAERFTADPYGPAGTRMYRTGDLARWNHHGSLEYLGRADQQVKLRGFRIEPGEIESALTAIQMVAQATVSVREDRPGDKRLVAYLVAADGVTIDTEAVRREISGALPEYMVPSAFMVLDEIPLTTNGKIDRRALPGPQHHGDTDGRTPRTPAEEVLCGLFAATLGLPSVTIDDHFFRRGGHSLLATRLISRIRAVWDTGITIRDLFQYATVAQLAERIAAEGSGERRPALLPGERPELIPLSSAQQRLWFLDQMEGPSATYNIPLALRLTGPLDHEALRLALTDLTARHETLRTVFPTREGNAHQHILPPAAAALPLVAATEESLPALLAAEAGRTFDLAAELPYRASLLRLGAEEHVLLLVVHHIASDGWSNGPLFQDLATSYAARAEGRAPEWEPLPVQYADYTLWQRQLLENDEERQLAHWRETLADLPEEATLPTDHARPATPSNQGRTHVVHCPAALHSGLMSLAQDTSSTLFMVAQAAVATLLSRSGAGHDIPLGSPVAGRTDQKLDRLIGFFVNTLVLRTDVTGNPTFRDLLSRVRETDLAAWAHQDLPFDRLVEALNPERTTARHPLFQVMLTVGDTSGEAPRLEGLESEFAFPPVSVAKFDLTFAFAERRTADGAPDGLDILIEYATDLYDPRTVEATADRLVRLLTGAVATPDLPVGELELLSGEERARVLEWSGPPSPAPGLGLDGLFAGQVARTPHAVALVHEDQQVTYQELDTWSNRLARHLTARGVTPGSIVAIHLERSPQLIAALIAALKAGAGYTLLDPQFPADRLTTVLGQTGPAALVTQSHLVALPTSATLVDLTVDTPAISALPGTPVETGGHPESVACVMFTSGSTGVPKGVAASHRALAATFVGPDYLNFGPEQTYLQSSPLSWDAFALEVFGPLLHGGVCVLQPGQHTDPHQIAELVERHRITTLQMSASLFNHMLDEHPAVFSRLREAMTAGETASPAHTAKALADHPHLHLVNGYGPAESMGFTTAHLIGGPAAAIPIGRPIAGKHAYVLDENLRLLPPGVPGELYVAGHGLAHGYIGQPWLSAQRFVADPHGAPGARMYRTGDLARWSQDGALEYFGRADQQIKLRGFRIEPGEIESALLRHASVAQAAVLIREDRPGDKRLVAYVVAAEGATPDLPGLRRHAVAALPEYMVPAAIVPLDALPLTVNGKLDRRALPAPPMADTAGGRAPRTPAEEVLCGLFAATLGVPSVTIDDHFFQLGGHSLLATRLIGRIRAIWDTPVTIRDLFQYPTPVLLAEHIGTNVAGNPLETVLPIRAASGSGSGSGSEAPLFCVHPISGMSWAYAGLLRHLADGRPLIGLQARELTDPSARPAGVEEMADGYVAEIRAVRPHGPYHLLGWSFGGLVAHAVAARLEELGEEVALLALLDSYPLPDGFLPPAITGREVLTALLGGRGAELDVRCADTVPDAAELATVLRAEDPILGALEPAQAAAVVEATAGNLEMRYRYVPRRRFGGDMVFFNAARTPAATSGAVSWAPHVLGRVEEYDVDCAHWDMTGAEPLREIGKVLAEELRGARH, from the coding sequence GTGATTCCGTTGTCCTTCGCCCAGCAGCGGCTGTGGTTCATCGCCCAGATGGAAGGGCCTTCGAGCACCTACAACATCCCCCTGACCGTGCGCCTGCACGGCGAACTCGACCGCGAGGCCCTCCGGTCGGCACTCCTGGACGTGGTCGGCAGGCACGAGAGCCTGCGCACGCTCTTCCCCGACCAGGACGGCACGCCGTACCAGCACATCCTCGCCGAGGAGGAGGTGGACCTCGCGCTGCCGGTGGTCCCCGCCGACGAGCTGAGTCTGGCGGCGGTCCTCGCCGAGGAGTCCGCGCAGGTGTTCCACCTGGCGGTGGACCTGCCGGTCCGGGCGCGGCTGATCGCGCTCGGTGAGCGGGAGCACGTGCTGCTCGTCGTGATGCACCACATCGTCTCGGACGGCGGCTCGACCGGGCCGCTGCTCAGGGACCTGGCCGCCGCCTACGGCGCCCGCGCCGCCGAGGGGCGGGCGCCGGACTGGGAGCCGCTGCCGGTGCAGTACGCCGACTACACGCTGTGGCAGCAGGAGTTGCTCGGTGAGGGCGACGACCCGGCGAGCACCGGTGCGCGCCAACTGGACTTCTGGCGGGAGGCGTTGGCGGATCTGCCGGAGGAGGCCACCTTGCCGGCCGACCGGCCGCGCCCGGCCGCCGCCTCGTACGTGGGCGCCACCTGCGACGCCCACCTGTCCGCCGACCTCCACACCGGACTGACGCACCTGGCGCGGGAGTCGGGGGCCACGGTGTTCATGGCGGCCCAGGCCGCGGTCGCGACGGCCCTGTCCCGCTCGGGCGCGGGTCTCGACATCCCGGTCGGCTCCCCGGTCTCCGGGCGCGTCGACGAGGCCCTGGACGATCTGGTCGGATTCTTCGTCAACACCCTGATCCTGCGTACGGATCTGTCGGGCGACCCGAGCTTCCGTGAGCTGCTCAAGCGGGTCCGCAGAACGGACCTGGCGGCCTGGGACAACCAGGATCTGCCCTTCGACCGGCTGGTCGAGGTGCTCAACCCGGAGCGCTCCGCCTCCCGGCACCCGCTCTTCCAGGTCATGCTGACGATGGGCGAGGCCGGTTCCGACGCCGTCGGGTTCCCCGGGCTCGACGCGAGGACCGAGTACAGCGCCCTCCAGATCGCCAAGTTCGACCTGACCTTCGGCTTCGCCGAGCACCGGACGCGCGACGGCCGGCCCAACGGCCTGGACATCACCATCGAGTACGCCACCGACCTGTACGACGCCCGGACGATCGACGCGCTCATGGCGAGGCTGTGCCGGCTCCTGGAGGCGGTGCTCACCTCGCCCGACACCCCGCTGTCCGTGCTGGACCTGCTGGGCGAGCACGAGCGGCGGCTGCTCCTGGAGGAGCGGACCGGCGCGGTCACCGGTACGGCGGACCTGAGCGTCGCGGAGCTGTTCGCCGCGCAGGCCGCCCGCACACCGGACGCGATCGCGCTGGTGGACGAGGACCACGACCTGACGTACGCCGAACTCGACGCGAGCACCAACCAGTTGGCCCACCATCTCGTCAACCTCGGCGTCCGGCGGCACGACGTGGTCGCCGTCCTGATGGAGCGCTCGACCGACCTGCTCACCGCGCTGCTCGCCGTGGTGAAGGCGGGAGCCGTGTACGCCCCGCTGAACACCACCGACCCCGACAGCCGGCTGGTCCAGATCCTCGCCGACACGCGGGCACCCGTCCTGCTCACCGACCAGGCCCTCGCCGACCACCCGGTGGTCCTGGAGACCGGCGCGCGGGTGGTCGTCCTGGACGGCGCCACCGGCCTCGGCCACCTCCCGGCCACGGCTCCGGCGCACACCGTCCACCCCGACCAGCCGCTGTACGCGATGTTCACCTCGGGCTCGACCGGTGTGCCCAAGGGCGTCGCCGTCACCCACCGCAACGTGGCCGACCTCGCCGCCCAGACCAGGTACGCCAACGGCAACCACCGGCGGGTGCTGTTCCACTCGCCGGCCGCGTTCGACGCGTCCACGTACGAGATCTGGGTGCCGTGGCTGAACGGCGGCACGATCGTCGTCGCACCCCCGGGCCACCTCGATCCGCCCACGTACCGGCGGCTGCTCACCGAACACCGTGTGACCGGCGTGTGGTTGACGGCCGGGCTGTTCCGGCTGATGGCCGAGGAGGCGCCCGAGGCCTTCGCAGGGGTACGGGAGGTGTGGGCCGGCGGGGACGTCGTGCCGCCGGAAGCCGTGCGCCGTATCCACGAACACTGCCCGGACACCACCGTCGTCAACGGCTACGGCCCGACGGAGACCACCACCTTCGCCACCACCCACCGCATCCACCGCCCACTCGACTACGCCGGGGCGATCCCGATCGGCGAACCCCTGGACAACCACCGCCTGTACGTCCTGGACCAGGCGCTCCAGCTCGTCGCGCCGGGCGCGCCCGGCGAGCTGTACATCGCGGGCACGGGCCTCGCGCAGGGCTATCTCAACCGGCCCTCGCTGACGGCGGAGCGGTTCACCGCCGACCCGTACGGCCCGGCGGGCACCCGCATGTACCGTACGGGCGACCTCGCGCGCTGGAACCACCACGGCTCGCTGGAATACCTCGGCCGGGCCGACCAGCAGGTCAAACTGCGGGGCTTCCGCATCGAACCGGGCGAGATCGAGAGCGCCCTGACGGCCATTCAGATGGTCGCCCAGGCGACCGTCAGCGTCCGTGAGGACCGCCCCGGCGACAAGCGCCTGGTCGCCTATCTCGTCGCCGCCGACGGCGTCACGATCGACACCGAGGCCGTGCGCCGGGAGATCTCCGGCGCGCTCCCCGAGTACATGGTCCCGTCCGCCTTCATGGTGCTGGACGAGATCCCCCTCACCACCAACGGCAAGATCGACCGCCGCGCCCTGCCCGGCCCCCAGCACCACGGCGACACCGACGGCCGTACGCCCAGGACCCCCGCCGAGGAAGTCCTCTGCGGCCTCTTCGCGGCCACCCTCGGACTGCCGTCCGTCACCATCGACGACCACTTCTTCCGGCGCGGCGGCCACTCGCTGCTCGCCACCCGCCTCATCAGCCGCATCCGGGCCGTGTGGGACACCGGCATCACCATCCGGGACCTGTTCCAGTACGCGACGGTCGCGCAGCTCGCCGAGAGGATCGCCGCCGAGGGCAGCGGGGAGCGGCGTCCGGCGCTGCTGCCCGGCGAGCGCCCGGAGCTGATACCGCTCTCCTCCGCCCAGCAACGGCTCTGGTTCCTGGACCAGATGGAGGGCCCGTCCGCGACGTACAACATCCCGCTGGCCCTGCGGCTCACCGGCCCGCTCGACCACGAGGCCCTGCGACTCGCCCTCACCGACCTCACCGCACGCCACGAAACCCTCCGTACCGTCTTCCCCACCCGCGAGGGCAACGCGCACCAGCACATCCTCCCGCCGGCCGCCGCCGCCCTCCCGCTGGTCGCGGCCACCGAGGAGTCGCTGCCCGCGCTCCTGGCGGCGGAGGCCGGCCGTACGTTCGATCTCGCCGCCGAACTGCCCTACCGGGCTTCGCTGTTGCGGCTCGGAGCCGAGGAACACGTCCTGCTGCTGGTGGTCCACCACATCGCCTCGGACGGCTGGTCCAACGGACCGCTCTTCCAGGACCTCGCCACCTCGTACGCGGCCCGCGCCGAAGGCCGGGCACCGGAGTGGGAACCGCTCCCCGTCCAGTACGCCGACTACACCCTCTGGCAGCGGCAACTCCTGGAGAACGACGAGGAGCGCCAACTCGCCCACTGGCGCGAGACGTTGGCCGACCTCCCCGAGGAGGCCACCCTCCCCACCGACCACGCCCGCCCCGCGACCCCGTCCAACCAGGGCCGTACGCATGTCGTGCACTGCCCCGCCGCGCTGCACTCCGGGCTGATGTCACTGGCGCAGGACACCAGCAGCACCCTGTTCATGGTGGCCCAGGCCGCCGTCGCCACCCTCCTCTCCCGGTCGGGGGCCGGACACGACATCCCCCTCGGCTCCCCCGTCGCCGGCCGCACCGATCAGAAGCTCGACCGTCTGATCGGCTTCTTCGTCAACACCCTCGTCCTGCGCACGGATGTGACCGGCAACCCCACCTTCCGCGACCTGCTGTCCCGCGTCCGGGAGACCGACCTCGCCGCCTGGGCGCACCAGGATCTCCCCTTCGACCGGCTGGTCGAAGCCCTCAACCCCGAGCGCACCACCGCACGGCACCCCCTGTTCCAGGTCATGCTCACCGTCGGCGACACGAGCGGCGAGGCCCCCCGACTGGAGGGCCTGGAGAGCGAGTTCGCGTTCCCGCCGGTGTCCGTCGCGAAGTTCGACCTCACCTTCGCCTTCGCCGAGCGCCGCACGGCGGACGGCGCCCCCGACGGCCTCGACATCCTGATCGAGTACGCCACCGACCTCTACGACCCCCGTACCGTCGAAGCCACCGCGGACCGCCTGGTCCGGCTGCTCACCGGAGCCGTCGCCACCCCCGATCTGCCCGTCGGCGAGCTGGAGTTGCTGTCCGGGGAGGAGCGGGCGCGGGTCCTGGAGTGGAGCGGACCGCCGTCCCCGGCTCCCGGTCTGGGCCTCGACGGGCTCTTCGCGGGCCAGGTCGCCCGTACCCCGCACGCGGTGGCCCTGGTCCACGAGGACCAGCAAGTCACCTACCAGGAGCTGGACACCTGGTCCAACCGCCTGGCCCGGCACCTGACCGCGCGCGGTGTCACCCCGGGCAGCATCGTCGCCATCCACCTGGAGCGCTCGCCGCAGCTGATCGCGGCGCTGATCGCGGCCCTCAAGGCCGGGGCCGGTTACACCCTGCTGGACCCGCAGTTCCCCGCCGACCGGCTCACCACCGTGCTCGGGCAGACCGGTCCGGCCGCCCTGGTCACCCAGAGCCACCTGGTGGCCCTGCCGACATCGGCCACCCTGGTCGACCTGACCGTCGACACCCCGGCGATCAGCGCGCTGCCCGGGACGCCGGTGGAGACCGGCGGGCACCCGGAGTCCGTCGCCTGCGTGATGTTCACCTCCGGATCGACCGGCGTCCCCAAGGGCGTCGCCGCCTCGCACCGGGCGCTGGCCGCCACCTTCGTCGGCCCCGACTACCTGAACTTCGGCCCCGAGCAGACGTACCTGCAAAGCTCCCCCCTCTCCTGGGACGCCTTCGCCCTGGAGGTCTTCGGACCCCTGCTCCACGGCGGGGTCTGTGTCCTCCAGCCCGGCCAGCACACCGACCCGCACCAGATCGCGGAGCTGGTGGAACGCCACCGGATCACCACCCTCCAGATGTCGGCGAGCCTGTTCAACCACATGCTCGACGAGCACCCCGCGGTGTTCTCCCGGCTCCGGGAGGCGATGACCGCCGGGGAGACCGCCTCGCCGGCCCACACGGCCAAGGCGCTGGCCGACCACCCTCATCTGCACCTGGTCAACGGCTACGGCCCGGCCGAGAGCATGGGCTTCACCACCGCCCACCTCATCGGCGGACCCGCCGCCGCCATCCCGATCGGCCGGCCGATCGCGGGCAAACACGCCTACGTCCTGGACGAGAACCTGCGGCTGCTGCCGCCGGGGGTGCCCGGTGAGCTGTACGTCGCCGGGCACGGCCTCGCCCACGGCTACATCGGGCAGCCGTGGCTGAGCGCGCAGCGGTTCGTCGCCGACCCGCACGGCGCGCCGGGCGCGCGGATGTACCGGACCGGCGACCTGGCCCGCTGGAGCCAGGACGGGGCGCTGGAGTATTTCGGCCGGGCGGACCAGCAGATCAAGCTGCGGGGTTTCCGTATCGAGCCGGGTGAGATCGAGTCGGCGCTGCTGCGGCACGCCTCGGTCGCCCAGGCGGCGGTGCTGATCCGCGAGGACCGGCCGGGCGACAAACGCCTGGTGGCGTACGTGGTGGCCGCCGAAGGCGCCACGCCCGACCTGCCCGGACTGCGCCGGCACGCGGTGGCGGCGCTGCCCGAGTACATGGTGCCGGCCGCGATCGTGCCGCTGGACGCGCTGCCGCTGACGGTGAACGGCAAGCTGGACCGCCGTGCGCTGCCCGCGCCGCCGATGGCCGACACCGCCGGGGGCCGGGCGCCGCGCACCCCGGCCGAGGAAGTCCTGTGCGGGCTGTTCGCGGCCACCCTGGGGGTGCCGTCGGTCACCATCGACGACCACTTCTTCCAGCTGGGCGGCCACTCGCTGCTCGCGACCCGGCTGATCGGCCGGATCCGGGCGATCTGGGACACCCCGGTCACCATCAGGGACCTGTTCCAGTACCCGACACCGGTGCTGCTCGCCGAGCACATCGGCACGAACGTGGCGGGCAACCCGCTGGAGACGGTGCTCCCGATCCGGGCCGCGTCGGGCTCGGGCTCCGGGTCCGGCTCGGAGGCTCCGCTGTTCTGCGTGCACCCGATCTCCGGGATGAGCTGGGCGTACGCCGGACTCCTCCGGCACCTCGCTGACGGGCGGCCGCTGATCGGCCTCCAGGCCCGGGAGTTGACGGATCCGTCGGCCCGGCCGGCCGGCGTCGAGGAGATGGCCGACGGGTACGTGGCCGAGATCCGCGCGGTCCGGCCGCACGGCCCGTACCACCTGCTCGGCTGGTCGTTCGGCGGCCTGGTGGCGCACGCGGTCGCGGCCCGCCTGGAGGAGCTGGGCGAGGAGGTGGCCCTGCTCGCGCTGCTGGACTCGTACCCGCTGCCCGACGGCTTCCTGCCGCCCGCGATCACCGGGCGGGAGGTGCTGACCGCGCTGCTCGGCGGGCGCGGCGCCGAACTGGACGTGCGGTGCGCCGACACCGTACCGGACGCGGCGGAGCTGGCGACCGTGCTGCGCGCGGAGGACCCGATCCTGGGGGCGCTGGAGCCGGCCCAGGCCGCCGCGGTGGTCGAGGCGACCGCCGGGAACCTGGAGATGCGCTACCGGTACGTCCCCCGGCGGCGGTTCGGCGGCGACATGGTGTTCTTCAACGCCGCCCGCACACCGGCCGCGACGAGCGGCGCCGTGTCCTGGGCGCCCCATGTCCTCGGCCGCGTCGAGGAGTACGACGTCGACTGCGCGCACTGGGACATGACCGGGGCAGAACCGCTCCGCGAGATAGGAAAGGTGCTGGCCGAGGAGTTGCGGGGGGCGCGTCACTGA
- a CDS encoding GHMP family kinase ATP-binding protein, whose protein sequence is MVDHSDWRVGVASAPVHHGEILQGVFTGDGGLTRGLVTLPCTIHATRATFIPAPGAEVTVTPDWKGKARRAAELAVRAVTPADAGPVGGHLELTGDVPLCRGFGSSTSDVLAAIWAVKDAFTSPLPPQDVARIAVRAETASDSLMFEESTVLFAQREGTVIEDFGYRMPPMRVLGFGARPENDGRGVDTLAFAPARYDQEEIGLFTRLQAMLREAIQMKDVALLGSVATASTEINQRHLPIPKLDLIRNVARDSGALGVQAAHSGDIAGLLFDRDDPEVEERTGLAQRLLQALGIHEQWNYTTGD, encoded by the coding sequence ATGGTGGATCATTCCGACTGGCGTGTCGGGGTAGCTTCGGCCCCCGTCCATCATGGCGAGATCCTGCAAGGTGTGTTCACCGGTGACGGTGGACTCACCCGCGGTCTGGTCACTCTGCCCTGCACCATCCACGCGACCCGCGCGACCTTCATCCCCGCCCCCGGCGCCGAGGTCACCGTCACGCCGGACTGGAAGGGCAAGGCGCGGCGCGCGGCGGAACTCGCCGTGCGGGCCGTCACCCCGGCGGACGCCGGGCCCGTGGGCGGTCATCTGGAGCTGACCGGGGACGTGCCGCTGTGCCGGGGGTTCGGCTCGTCGACGAGCGACGTCCTCGCGGCCATCTGGGCCGTCAAGGACGCGTTCACCAGCCCGCTGCCGCCGCAGGACGTGGCCCGGATAGCGGTACGCGCGGAGACCGCGTCCGACTCCCTGATGTTCGAGGAGTCGACGGTGCTCTTCGCCCAGCGCGAGGGCACGGTGATCGAGGACTTCGGCTACCGGATGCCACCGATGCGGGTCCTCGGCTTCGGCGCCCGCCCGGAGAACGACGGGCGGGGCGTGGACACGCTGGCCTTCGCGCCGGCCCGCTACGACCAGGAGGAGATCGGCCTCTTCACCCGGCTCCAGGCGATGCTCCGGGAGGCCATCCAGATGAAGGACGTCGCCCTGCTCGGGTCGGTGGCGACGGCCAGCACGGAGATCAACCAGCGTCATCTGCCCATCCCCAAGCTGGATCTGATCCGGAACGTCGCGCGGGACTCCGGAGCGCTCGGGGTGCAGGCGGCGCACAGCGGAGACATCGCGGGGCTGCTCTTCGACCGGGACGACCCCGAGGTCGAGGAACGGACCGGCCTGGCACAGCGCCTCCTGCAAGCGCTCGGAATTCACGAGCAGTGGAACTACACAACGGGTGACTGA
- a CDS encoding PLP-dependent cysteine synthase family protein, producing MTTTTLTTTTPTTPTAAAPASLSRAHSSIVEATELPRIIKVTDNLYAAAFTLMKLLPARYILDRAEAAGLISPGTPVIETSSGTFALGLAMVCRLRGYPLTIVGDSAIDRDLRTRLEMLGTTVEIVEHTGQPGGIQGARLARVEELRRQHPDAFVPGQYDNPDNPGAYSVVADLIGDTVGSVDCLVGPVGSGGSTGGLAAALRPADPALHLVGVDTHGSIIFGNPDGPRTLRGLGSSIHPGNVTHRAYDEVHWVTAPEAFHATHELYRAHGLFMGPTSGASFQVASWWAERNPRSTVVMVLPDEGYRYQSTVYNDTWLREQGIVPAPAPGGPLTVEHPLDATAAWSRLLWARRGFDDVVMPAVGS from the coding sequence ATGACGACGACCACGCTCACGACGACGACCCCCACCACGCCGACGGCGGCCGCTCCCGCCTCCCTGTCGAGGGCTCACTCCTCGATCGTGGAGGCCACCGAGCTGCCCCGCATCATCAAGGTGACCGACAACCTCTACGCGGCGGCCTTCACCCTGATGAAGCTGCTGCCCGCCCGCTACATCCTCGACCGCGCCGAGGCGGCGGGGCTCATCTCCCCCGGCACCCCGGTCATCGAGACGTCCTCGGGCACGTTCGCGCTGGGCCTGGCGATGGTCTGCCGGCTGCGCGGTTACCCGCTGACCATCGTCGGCGACTCGGCCATCGACCGGGACCTGCGGACCCGGCTCGAAATGCTCGGCACGACGGTGGAGATCGTCGAGCACACCGGTCAGCCCGGCGGCATCCAGGGCGCGCGCCTCGCCCGCGTGGAGGAGCTGCGCCGGCAGCACCCGGACGCCTTTGTCCCCGGTCAGTACGACAACCCCGACAACCCGGGCGCGTACAGCGTGGTCGCCGACCTGATCGGTGACACCGTCGGCTCCGTGGACTGCCTGGTGGGCCCGGTGGGTTCGGGCGGCTCCACCGGCGGGCTCGCCGCCGCGCTGCGTCCCGCCGACCCCGCGCTGCACCTGGTCGGCGTGGACACCCACGGCAGCATCATCTTCGGCAACCCGGACGGCCCGCGCACCCTGCGCGGCCTCGGCAGCAGCATCCACCCGGGCAACGTCACCCACCGGGCGTACGACGAGGTGCACTGGGTGACGGCCCCCGAGGCGTTCCACGCGACCCACGAGCTGTACCGCGCGCACGGCCTGTTCATGGGCCCGACCAGCGGCGCGTCCTTCCAGGTGGCGTCGTGGTGGGCGGAGCGCAACCCGCGGAGCACGGTGGTGATGGTGCTGCCGGACGAGGGCTACCGCTACCAGTCCACGGTCTACAACGACACCTGGCTGCGAGAGCAGGGCATCGTCCCGGCCCCCGCGCCCGGCGGCCCGCTGACCGTCGAGCACCCGCTGGACGCCACCGCCGCCTGGTCCCGGCTGCTGTGGGCCCGCCGTGGCTTCGACGACGTGGTGATGCCGGCGGTCGGCTCATGA